The Porphyrobacter sp. HT-58-2 genome has a window encoding:
- a CDS encoding NADH-quinone oxidoreductase subunit A: MVDLSQYLPILLFVLVAFGLSILFVIAPMAVSRLTGVHNPDAEKLSEYECGFPAFEDARSQFDVRFYLVAISFIVFDLEAAFLFPWAVSLGQTGWIGWGGMMVFLFILAVGLAYEWKKGALDWE; this comes from the coding sequence GTGGTCGATCTCAGCCAGTATCTGCCGATACTGTTATTTGTTCTCGTTGCCTTCGGTCTGTCGATCCTGTTCGTGATCGCGCCGATGGCGGTGTCGCGCCTGACCGGCGTGCACAATCCCGATGCCGAGAAGCTCAGCGAGTATGAATGCGGCTTTCCCGCCTTCGAGGACGCGCGCAGTCAGTTCGACGTGCGCTTCTACCTCGTGGCGATCAGCTTCATCGTGTTCGATCTTGAAGCCGCTTTCCTCTTTCCGTGGGCGGTGAGCCTGGGTCAGACGGGATGGATCGGATGGGGGGGCATGATGGTGTTCCTGTTCATCCTCGCGGTCGGGCTTGCCTATGAATGGAAGAAAGGGGCGTTGGACTGGGAATGA